ACTTGATGCCTGCTCACGCGATCACAAAAAGTACCAAGGTCTGCAGATAATAGGTATCGCTCTGGGGGCGTGAGACATCACCAATGTAAGAGAGGCCACTGTAAATGCCAGAAAGAGATAAGGGTCTTCCTTATAAGTGCCGTGGTCAACCTGCTTCTGGTGTCTGGGGGCCAGATTGAGAACATTTGCCTGATTGACTTGGTAtcttcaagaccaagttCCAAGACAGGATTTCGGAGAGCAAGCGGATGATGGATCAGGATGGCAACGACACAAAGTCAATGACGAGCCAGCGATGCTGGAGAACCTCTTGAGAACGATCGTCGTAAAGACGATCAAGCATGTTGCCGCCTGTATCACGAGAGAAGTCTATGTTTAGTCGGAATTTTGACAGCTGGCTAGGTCTACGGGCCGCCCGGGCCGCTATCCTAATTAGTGGGCTAACGCTGACAGGAACACCCCctgatgatatgatatgatatgatatcaTGTCATGTTTGCTCTGTTTGAAGATGACTGTTAGAAAAAGGCCTCAACCCCTAAACATGTATTTTCTTTAAGCTATTTGTTTCCCAACCCCCCTCATTTGATGCCCCTGTTTCTGCCGTTATCTGGCTCTACATTTGTTATATGATCATGCCAAACAAACCTGCAGAGAATACGACACCGCCGGATGCGCTGGCATTAACCACTGCCTATACGAAGTCTCCGTCGAAGTCTCCATCGAAATCCCCTTCAAGATCTCTGTCGGCTCCAGGCGAAATTGGTCCTGCAGATGATTCTGATGTCTGTCCTTCAGACCCCTTTTACATTGAGGACGGCACTTACTTTCGAGCAGCATGATTCACAGGGGGATGCCGATTCTTCCATTGGGACCGATACGTCAGTGGGCATCGTGAAAGCGCAAGTTTTGGCGTTTCTAATGGTCCTCCCAGAGAGAGCTCGACCGCTTCCGTTTCCGCTAGCATCCTCGAGTACCGTCGAAGCCTGGGACGCACGTACCACAGCGACAAGTTTACCGCGAATTACTGTTTCCCCAACGACGATCAACAAGTAGAGTCTATGGACTTAACGTACGGCTTGAACTTATGCCTCGAAGCGCATCAACAAGGTGCTAACTGAACAACAGGCATCACTACTTGACGCTTCTTTTGGATGGTGAACTGTTTCTTGCCCCTATCAAGACAGACTCTATACAGGTAGGGTGTTCTCGTAAAGTCTCAAATTGGTTAAAAGTCCTTGGACTGATTTCTGCAACGCCTCTCGTAGCGAGTTCTAGATGTTGGTACCGGAAGCGGTGAGTTGGACAATTCCTCCTCTGGATCTCTACTAACAGCTTCGCAGGAATCTGGGCTATGTATGGCATTTCGACGAGTCCGGAAATGTCGCCTACTTACAGTCTATAGAGAATTTGCCGACCGATATCCAAGTACAGAAGTAATCGGCACAGATCTATCCCCTTGCCAACCCCAATGGGTCCCCCCGAACCTTCGATTCGAAATCGATGATGCCACGCAACCTTGGACGTGGAAGGAAGATTATTTCAGCTTTATTCATATCCGATATCTCTTTGGTGCCATTAAAGACTGGAATAATCTCTTTAAAGAGGCATACCGATGTTGTGCACCAGGAGGCTGGGTCCAGTCAGGCGAGGCCGACGTCACATTCCGTAGTGATGATGGGACTACCGAGCTAGAACCCATTTTCAAAACCTACCAGAAGCTCTTCGAATATGGTAGCCGAATTCTAGGCAACCCTTTCTTCGTCCACGGTTTGCAACTGAAGGCCTTCAAAGAAGCTGGCTTCAAAGATGTTGAGACCGTCGATTACAAAGTATGTTTCTCCAAAGCCTGACTACAGTTGACTGAAACGTTGTCTTGCAGTTCCCTATTGGAGGCTGGCCCAAAGATCCAAAACTCGCCGAGGTCGGGCGGTTTGTCAAGGCCACGCTGGAGAATGACTTGGAGGGTAAGACTACCAACCTTTGAGTGTTGACAGACTTCTCACACGTGATAGGTTACACTCTTATGATGTGGAAGGACGTTTGTCGATGGCCCGAGGAAGAATACGAGGTGTCTCTTATGAGCTTGCGTAAGGCGATACGGAACCCCAAGGTGCATAGTTACATGACTGTGCGTTATGTGTACGGTCGCAAGTAGGATAGCTATGTTGGAGATCTTGAAGTAATACAATGAATGTGGAATTGAGAGGATTAGTTCCGCGTCGTGATTCTTAGCCCCCAGCCACAGGGCTCAAACTGCAGAGATAtccaaggttgaggaggacaGACAACCAGCCGGAAGTAATCTGTTGTTGGGTAGGTGGAGCACATAAAAATGGTCTCTATTTAATGTTAGGCAAATGCTATCTGGAACCATCTATTAGGTTATGGTAATTTCCTCCCAGCTGTTATCCTTTACCGCTTCACCTTTCATGATTCCGTGAACGTAGCTATCTCCGACCAGTTGATAAGTACCATCAGCTCGAGGCCTCAGAACCAATGGCACCGGACAAGACGAAACCACCCAGACGCTGTCTGGTTCAAATGCCGAACACAAAGCCAACCCTAGGTGCCCTTCGTCTGTCAGAAAAACTCGCCGCTGGCCAGCGTATCTACCCAAGAGCGACGCGTACTGAGAAGCCTGTGAAAACGTGTTGGCGAGTTCCTTAGCAACTGGGGACGTCCACTCTAAGTCAACTTCTGAGGAAAAGTCCGTGATTGAGGATCTCGACGCCATGTATGAAAATATTGACGACAGCTGTGAGTCCGGAGGATCAGAAGGCCCTAGCTTTTGCAGCATCTGTTTTATCCATTCGATACTTGGAAGCATATCGGAGGCTTCATCTCCATCCCGGGTTACAAGAGATTGGAAGTTTGTCAATTGTTCCAAGATTGAAAGTCGCTGATCGACTGTCATGGAGGTATCCCAGACCCGCAAGCAATgaaacaagatgaaggatAGCCAGGCTTTAAAGCAACCGCCAAGCGCCGAGCTATCTGTGACTGAATCGTATATATTTGAGCCAAAGATGAAAGTACGCCAACAAGCTTCAATGCCGAGCTCTCCAGTTACTTTGTAGCGCTTACCGCATCGTAGTAGAAGGGCCGCAAAAGGTTCGATGTTGAAATAGTAAGCGAGTACGTAAAATGGATAAGACCCTGGAAGGATCTGTCCAACACGCTGAGCTTTGACAGCCAGCCTTGAGTCTGTGATGCTAAATCCCAGAGAACCAATCTCACTGTATCGCGCGGCGTCCAACCGATCATCGCTGTTAACACGATCAAAAAGGATGGGAGCAGTCCTCGCAGCAGATGGCTCGTTGGATAAGTTAGGTACCCACGATGGTATATCCTCTGAAGGCAAATTCTGTGTGCCGTGGTAGAATTCTGCAAAACCAGCTAAAGAGATGAATCCTAAGTGATTACAATGATTGAGGATATTCTTCGTGGCAGCTGTGAAAACCTGAGCGACGCTCGCGTTATAGTCAACTTCCAAATCGCATCGAGGAATTCCCATATGGCTCGCGGCCATGTTAACCATTCCCAATAACGAATACACCCGATCGCGGGCATTCGTAACCTTGAACTTATGGcacaccatcatcatgtaTGCCAACTGAGAACTGGCAGTCGTTTTCCAATTACCAGCGCCGGTAAGCTCCTCGATAACAGAAAGCAACGGGTGATCTTGAGGCTCTTTCAAGCTTTCGAGGGACATCTTGATTACGGTGATGAAGTGAACGGCGTAAGGTCCTGGCGACCACGAAATCTGTTCCAATTTGACCATGGCCAACGCCCCATTGGGAAACCAGCCCAGTCTTTTGATCATCGCCAATGCAGAGGCGAGCTGTTCCCAAGAGATACATTCGCCGTTTCCGAGGAACACAGAGGTCTGCCGAGCTAGCACGGTCTCTTGAATCACCCAAGCTCTGCGGAACCAATTCCGTTCCAGAAGATCAACGAATGGCTTCCAGGCTACAGAAGGAGTAGGTGGAAGGCCTGAACTTTCGGTTACGCTTTTGTCCAGGCTCACTTCACTTCCATCTGTCTCCTCAGCCAAGCTGGAGAGTTTCCGTATCAGATGAATGGCCTCAGCTGACTCTTTCCCGCCAACACCGAGCCAGATATCGACTCGCGCTGCCATGCTGTAAATCTCGTTCATGATGCCGACCTGGATCTCGCGCTCCCGTTGGCTGGTCTGATCAATACATATTGCGTCGATCCACAAATACCAATCAAATTCCTCGAAGCGATTGAGAGCACCGAATAAGTTTGGTTGGACGTAGAATCTATCGCCGTTCACCAGTATGCATGAGTCGGAGTCGGTGGGTTTGCCATCTCCCTCTGGCGCACCCCACGTATAGGATAGTGCGTGGTAACCAAGTGCCTTTGCTTCATCCAGAGAATGAGTGGTCAAGTCAATATTCAGCCTCTCCGATAACAGGCTGCGTGTCCGCTGGCGTATCTGTATTAATCGAATATGTGTGGAGTCGAGTGTTGATTCGTATTTGTACCTGGTACCAAACGTACTGCTTCTGCGGAAAGTTGTCCATGGCGATGGGGTCATTCTTGGCAGATGGAGTCACAATTGAGACTATAGCCTTGGGAGCTGATTTCTCGAGCGAATAACTATAAGAGAAGAAATAATCCTTGATGGTCGATGTCAGAATGTTACGAAACTCATTTTACCATTTCCCCTTTTCTCTGCATAAATATGTAATGTCTTATTGGTTCACTGTTGCCGCGCGCTTGAATCTGACAGAACCAACACGACTGAAGCTATAGTTAGGTACTTTAACCGCCGTCTATCACAAGCCAATctaatactattaaaatcCCATAGAaattttttattataagatcGCATTCAAGCTCAGAGCCTCCATAAATCGGATTAAATCTTTCAATTTCGATTTCTGGTTGAGAGTTGGTTGGCCTAATATCAgatctgcttcttgaggttgGTGCGGCTCAACTTGGCTCTCTGAGACAGCATATGCCCAAAGAGGATGTAAAATGCTATGATAGGATATCAGTATAGCGATAATAGGCAGATTGGCACAGCTTACGTACCTGGAACATAGATCGCTAATCCAAACCAAAGTAGATACTGATACGTTGGGTTCCGAGCTTGAGATGGCTGGATGACTTCGTAAACAAGTTTCATCTCTGAGAGAATACCAACGGGGTACAAGATAATGAACATGTTGTATCTGTTATTGGTCAGTTTATTCCTTTTATACGAGGTACTCTGCTTCTTACCTCAACCATGTCAAACCAGCTGGCACAGATCCCCTTCCCGTCTGGAGAGTAAAATAGAAGTATCGAATCGCATCGGCCGCATTCCAAGCCATGAGCATAAGACTATAGGCAGTATCTCTGAAACCAACTTCCGGATAGTTTCGTGTAATAGCCCAGACAATAGTGTTTCGACCAGCCACTTGGAGCGCAGTTGTAGCGGGAGCCGCTCGCACAAGACCAGTAACAGCATGGATAACTTCCATCACAGTAAAAGTCTCAGTCCATCGTGCTATAATGTTAAGTTCGTCCCACACAGCACCATTGCCTTGGGTCAACCACAGATATGTAGTTCTCAGCAAGAGGGCTGTTCGAAGAAGGGCTGAGAGGGTGTTGTAGAGGAATAAGTATGTGGATGGCTTAGGCCGTGAATCAGAAGTTGGTCGCGCCATCTTTGCTTTAGATAATGAAGTCTGAAGGTGTAAGATCCTAGATTCAGATACGGAGCACTCTTATGCAAAATTCCACGACACGCTAATCAGGCCACTAAGGCGGATTGAGTTATACCGAGGCTGACGCTTGAGAACTTCCAAATTGAGATGCTACGCCGGATATTAACTGGAGACAACACCACTTATCTCGGAGACGAACTTGAATGTGCCTAAATCTATTTCTGAGTCTATTTCTGAGTTGAGGTGCCTtggggaggcaagaaaacatCTGACTtctatcctaagtgacaaaaagatttaggtaaatttagtaaAACTTAGACTTGGGCAAGCTTAATATAGATTTAGTGGGCCTTAGGCTAATCTTTTTGGCATCCGCCCCTGATTCCGGCTTATAAGCCTATCCCTCGATCCTTTCCTAGGGAATTTAGTGGAGGTACTGTCAGAGGGGAATCTGGTATGCGTGTCGTGGTAGTGCATCGGCCATCTCGCAAGCAGTGACGGTTGAATCGTGTCACGAACTTTATGCAGGGCTCGTAAAGGCGACTTGAAAACTAGGGCCCGGCGAATCTAGACGCCGTCGTTATGAAGTGGAGATGGTTAGGAAGCTGGATACAGATATTGCCATTGGTAGCTATTGAATAAAGCGTACTATTCAGGGACGTTTCATCTTCAGAACTCGAGTATTTGGTCTAACCTAGTAGGAATCACATATTCCATTTTGGAATCCTGAGTAATCTGTCCGAGTGAGTTCGATAGGAGCTATCATGAATTTGTCCCTCATAAACCTCGTTCTCGTGACCAAGATGCTATTCTGCAGGACCGACAATGAACCTAAGCTCCGCGATGAATCTCCCACTCTCCATGATAACATCGCCTCGATGCTCGATATATTTACCAGCCGAATCAACAAGACCATATACTTTCATCTTTTCAGGGACCTTAAAGATTTGTTTCTCGGCATTTGCCTTGATCTTACCGCCACCCGTACCAAATGGCCCTAGCCTTCTTTCCGTGGTATTGATAATCAAGTTGAAAATGACTTTCTTGGTAGCATCCTCGGTTAGAATCCCTGTATTCCATGAAGCTCCCGTGAtcacttcatcatcgtctaGAAAGATCGATTTCTTATTGCGACCGAAGCCACCAAACCGAATGCCGTCATTGACCTTGGTCTCAGCCAAAAGCGAGTCCACGGCGAAGTCGTAGGAGACTTCGAACCTGACAATATTTGAAGGGGCTGCTTTCTGCAGTTCGAAGGCATGATTTGTGAGATCGGGGTCATCACCCATGTATTGCTTTTGGTAGATCCTGTCATAATCCCCCGTCCATTCCAAAGCTTGGTCGGCGACACTGTCGCATGCCTTGTTCAGTGACAGTATGGTGGTACCGAACTCTTTCGAGATGTCAAATGACGTGGCGGCTGAAGGATCTTCGGTACTCTTTATAACCTTGCTTGCAAGCTTCGAAATGTCATCGAAAAAGGCTTTCATTATGATCGAATGAGCACAAGCGTCCAGTCGCATCGCAGCGAGGTCATGAATTGTTTTCGTAGAATCTTCGTAAGGCAATTCACCAGACAATAGTTCAAGTTCAATGATGGGAACATTGAAGTTTCCACCAGTCGGTCGCAAGAAACGACTCATACGAGCCCACGGAAGACCCCGAGATGATTGACGATCTCTGGCAAGACGAAAGAGCGAAGCGCCGGGCATTCGAACATTGACGGGGTAGCTATTAGCTGCGATGCCAAGCGTGCAACCGACGTAGTACAAGAGTGCTGATGCGCCAGCGAACTCATGACCAAGGCCAACGAGCGACGCCAGAAAGAACCACTGCGCGAATGATAGAGACTTGCCGACACTCTCGGGACCGTGATATTCGAAACCTCCGTCGAAGATAATCTTGTTGAAATCACCAGATAAGCCGAGAAGCTGATCCCAAGTTTTACTCTGAGCAGCGGCAATGGCTGTGACTGCTTTGAACAGTTCTTTTGCTCTCGCCTCGCATGCCGCAGCATGCATTTTATGCTGTTCATAGTACCGTTGACACTGTTTTGTCAATCCAGTATATCGTTGCCCACGCTCAAATGTGCCCATTGTCATTTTGCAAGCACTGGCGTTTCTGCGAGAGGTGAGGTAAGGTTGAGTTTAGCTTGCAAAATACGACTGAATTTGGGTTTTTCTGtcgtcttggtcttgaggtaGAGTCAGCCTAACTCAGCCGCAGCTGAGCAACAGTCCAATACTGGCTTTTTGTAGCGCATGTAATTGGTAGGCTTTTCGCTTAATACCTTGTTGCTTTCACTACCTAACCTCTTTAGAGTATAGAGCTCAATACAGGTCCGAAGGATGTTGGAGCTGGGCCTTTTGTTCATCCGCCTAATATTATTGGTGATCGTTAAAACTATTCAACATATCATCTTCATTACAATCTCCCAGTAGGCACACTCAGAAAAGGTTCAGTCTGGGTCCCTGAGCTTGGGGCTAACCTGATGGCTTCACAATCTGCGAAACAATTTTCCTTCTAGAATCCCCTGCCGTAGCGATGCAATATTCCGCGAGGTGTCTTTTCCGGTTCACACTTACGCCCCTTCATATAATGATTCGAAATTGTTGATATCTCCCAGTCTCCCCATTTTTTCTCCTCGCTGCGACTAAGCAGAGTGATGACCAACTTCTCCCTCTGTTTACCCAATGCACGCATTGCCTTCATGAActccttgttctcctcaTCTGTTGTGATGACCAACTGCTTCAGTCCCGGTGCCCACTCCGGATGTGCACATAACTCCTCCAACGCCTTTGGGCTGAGCTTGGTGCTGCCTAAGGAGCCGGTGGAAGCCGCGGTGAGCTCGAGGAGCCTTAGGTCTGGACAATGGGAGACCAAGGCGAGGAAACCTTTGTCGTTGACCCGGTTTGCGCTGGGCAAGAGGACGGTTCTCAAGCCGGGGAGACCCTTGGCTAGACGGACGACGGCTTCGTCGGTGACATCCTGGCACCGTTCTTTGCATCGTAGCTGACGTCGATGAACTTGAAGTCAAAACGCCAGATCTTTTCACGCACTGGACGTGGCATGACCAAGATGTCATCGATATGGTCGCTAATGATGTCATGTCTCAGCGTGGCTCGGGCTGAAAGAAATCAACTTGGCGTACTCAGTAAGGACAAATCGAGCGCCAAAGACGATGTCTCTGGTAGATGTTCCgatgagatgatgatattTGCCATCCCAATCAGTTACGCTGCTTTCGAAATAGGCGTCCTTGGCGCCTTTGACGACGGGCTTCAATCCGCTTCTTGAGCGCGTCGGTACCCGGAGCTGGGGCATCAGCGGTCGAGTTCGCTTTTCTCGATCGGATCGGAGTCATGGTGGCACTCTGGAAAACTGTACTGTCTGTCTGTGATGGGAGACTAAGAGCGCTAGATCGTATAGTGGAGGTGCTGTGAGATACCTTAGAGCACTGCCCAGTATGGAGCTTCAGTTGATTGTCAGGGGAAAGTCCAGGCGCGACACGACGCGAAGGCGGGGAACCACTTTGGGTGGCTGAATTAAAGTTATGACATATCTGATCTGCCAATCTGATAACACTGACATACGGATGGTACATTCAGTTTCAATGTCGCGGCTTAAACGTATGTATATTCGACGGGCTAATTGGCCTAGGAAACCTTGAAAGAGTGACGTTGGTCGACCAGGATTAAGCTCTTATGGTCATCGCGTCGTTATAAGGTTGCTCTCAGACAGCCGGTCTGTATGTGATTTATCTTTTAAAAACGGCACAAGTCCTTACCGTCCGTCAAGAATTCTTTCTTTAGATCATCACACGAAAGTTGACATACCTGCGCCATCCTGGGCACCTCAGCGAATCAACCATTCACGAGCTGCACAGGGTAAACACTCGAATTTAGTCTTACGGCCATCACTAGCCCTGTCTTCCAAGATGGCCATTACATGTAACACTTCGGGGCATCAAAGTTCGCCTAAATAAGTGTTTTCAGGTGGCCCCTTACTGTAGATTACTCTCTTGGTGAATTAGGCTCGAATGATTCCGTGCCATCCGTGGCATAATTTGAAGGTTGAAGTTAGATTAGCGACAATGCACGGCCGGCAGTTCTCTTGATGTGTAATGCCGTTGTGGTGAAAACTCAAAGTGTAGTATTGCAGTATTACTAGGGATATCTAATTTCTCTCTCGTATTTAGACCTCAGGACAGTATAGACCAAACTCTGTTTAGAAAGATAGCAGTGTCTTTTAGAATCACGGAAGAGCGGCAAG
This genomic stretch from Fusarium oxysporum f. sp. lycopersici 4287 chromosome 2, whole genome shotgun sequence harbors:
- a CDS encoding hypothetical protein (At least one base has a quality score < 10), yielding MTPSPWTTFRRSSTFGTRYKYESTLDSTHIRLIQIRQRTRSLLSERLNIDLTTHSLDEAKALGYHALSYTWGAPEGDGKPTDSDSCILVNGDRFYVQPNLFGALNRFEEFDWYLWIDAICIDQTSQREREIQVGIMNEIYSMAARVDIWLGVGGKESAEAIHLIRKLSSLAEETDGSEVSLDKSVTESSGLPPTPSVAWKPFVDLLERNWFRRAWVIQETVLARQTSVFLGNGECISWEQLASALAMIKRLGWFPNGALAMVKLEQISWSPGPYAVHFITVIKMSLESLKEPQDHPLLSVIEELTGAGNWKTTASSQLAYMMMVCHKFKVTNARDRVYSLLGMVNMAASHMGIPRCDLEVDYNASVAQVFTAATKNILNHCNHLGFISLAGFAEFYHGTQNLPSEDIPSWVPNLSNEPSAARTAPILFDRVNSDDRLDAARYSEIGSLGFSITDSRLAVKAQRVGQILPGSYPFYVLAYYFNIEPFAALLLRCGKRYKVTGELGIEACWRTFIFGSNIYDSVTDSSALGGCFKAWLSFILFHCLRVWDTSMTVDQRLSILEQLTNFQSLVTRDGDEASDMLPSIEWIKQMLQKLGPSDPPDSQLSSIFSYMASRSSITDFSSEVDLEWTSPVAKELANTFSQASQYASLLGRYAGQRRVFLTDEGHLGLALCSAFEPDSVWVVSSCPVPLVLRPRADGTYQLVGDSYVHGIMKGEAVKDNSWEEITIT